Proteins co-encoded in one Salvia splendens isolate huo1 chromosome 4, SspV2, whole genome shotgun sequence genomic window:
- the LOC121799334 gene encoding protein transport protein SEC16B homolog isoform X1 produces the protein MASNPPFSVEDNTDEDFFDKLVNDDDDVDFKATTSPESGGNHAFTNGNESDEANAFANLSINEVEDHGEVNAKQVFSSDLSAVDDLSAKGETVEQISKKETRDERGIPLVSADSFEFSNLVQKEGNGNDGAIVLHNANSGNTDNVGVSDVPMLSETSSGLEATGVKEVAWGSFEKDLVQKDSNAFGSYSDFFTEFEGDRPIDAFSNTAGVTSKNGTQDAIGNDVQGTNYMGNVDSYGQYSNAQNGGVEADQSSSVQDMNSTLYWESQYPGWKYDYSTGQWYQIDGYDGVSSVQGNADSNVTSTWEEAATTETVSNWNQASLASDAMETTNWNKVSEVSGDSSVVSTDWNQASNNNNGYPAHMVFDPQYPGWYYDTIAQEWRALESYTQSAQSTAQVHDQMSKDDNLSTDTFSQNNTLKASSLYDQGNNYNPQGFGSQSPDQNWLGSVNNYNQQNLSLHGNQQSNVQYYENLSQHQNDYSMPSQFVGGNFSQHFNDSKVKQNDPRYFSNDYYSQNPMNFSQQQNQNTQVTYIPALGRSSAGRPAHALVAFGFGGKLIMMKHNCSNQNLNFGSQNPLAGSISVLNLSEVLTGNIDAVNHGRGVSTYFQALYQHTLPGPLTGGSVATKELNKWIEERLSNSEPADMDYRKAEVLRLLLSLLKIACQYYGKLRSPYGTDAAMKQENDAPESAVAKLFASAKRNALQFNQYGNVTQCLQQLPSEGQLQATAAEVQNLLVSGRKKEALQCAQEGQLWGPALVLAAQLGDQFYGETVKQMALCQLMAGSPLRTLCLLIAGQPADVFSADTTAVNNMAGAVNVPQQPTQFGANCMLDDWEENLAVITANRTKDDELVLMHLGDCLWKERTDIIAAHICYLVAEASFEPYSDSARMCLIGADHWKKPRTYASPEAIQRTEIYEYSKTLGNSQFVLLPFQPYKYVYALMLAEVGRTTDALKYCQAVLKSLKTGRTQELEYLRNLVSSLEERIKAHQQGGFSVNLAPKEFIGKLLNLFDSTAHRVVGGLPPPIPTQGGAVHGNENNYQSPRVSSSQSTMAMSSLVSQSMEPINDWAADNKKTLHTRSVSAPDFKRSPMQSQAEPPKEANSASTEDKAPAASSTSRLGRFSFGSQLFQKTVGLVLKPRGRQAKLGDTNKFYYDEKLKRWVEEGVEPPAPEAALPPPPKASVFQNGASEKSFLQSEPPHNNGNQEFLSPGTMDNSSGMPPLPPTANQYSARGRMGVRSRYVDTFNKGGGNTVSGFSPSVPSAKPADGANPKFFVPAPVSHGEQPVVDTHVEEKQNASFTTYEDPPSPSNDSFYSPRLSASMAPMPRFGSMNNIYNKGASDSSFTPHSRRTASWGGSLNDAMSPPNRTQSAGESVGMRPPSFMQNDSFGE, from the exons ATGGCTTCGAATCCTCCATTTTCTGTGGAGGATAATACAGACGAAGATTTTTTCGATAAATTAGTGAATGACGACGACGATGTGGATTTTAAAGCCACCACATCGCCGGAATCTGGGGGCAATCATGCCTTCACGAACGGGAATGAGTCAGATGAGGCTAATGCTTTTGCAAATTTGAGTATCAATGAGGTTGAAGATCATGGTGAGGTCAATGCTAAACAGGTCTTCAGTAGTGATCTTAGCGCAGTTGATGATTTAAGTGCAAAAGGGGAGACGGTTGAGCAGATTAGCAAAAAGGAAACAAGGGATGAAAGGGGAATTCCTTTGGTATCAGCTGATTCATTTGAATTTAGTAACTTGGTACAAAAAGAGGGAAATGGAAATGACGGTGCTATTGTTTTGCACAATGCTAACAGTGGTAATACTGATAATGTGGGTGTCTCTGACGTGCCAATGCTGAGCGAGACTAGTAGCGGATTAGAAGCAACTGGAGTGAAAGAAGTTGCTTGGGGTTCCTTTGAGAAGGATTTGGTTCAGAAGGATAGTAATGCCTTTGGATCATACTCAGACTTTTTCACTGAATTTGAAGGGGACCGTCCCATTGATGCATTTAGCAACACAGCGGGGGTTACTTCAAAGAATGGGACACAAGATGCCATTGGAAATGATGTACAGGGAACCAATTATATGGGTAATGTAGACAGTTACGGGCAGTACAGTAATGCACAGAATGGTGGTGTTGAAGCAGATCAGAGTTCATCTGTGCAGGATATGAATAGCACCCTGTACTGGGAAAGTCAATATCCAGGTTGGAAGTACGACTACAGTACTGGGCAATGGTATCAGATTGATGGCTATGATGGTGTTTCTAGTGTGCAAGGAAATGCCGACTCTAATGTAACTTCTACATGGGAAGAGGCCGCTACAACAGAGACTGTTTCTAATTGGAATCAGGCCTCTCTGGCAAGTGATGCCATGGAAACGACAAACTGGAATAAGGTGTCAGAAGTGAGTGGTGATAGCAGTGTGGTTTCAACAGACTGGAATCAGGCTTCTAACAATAATAATGGTTACCCAGCTCATATGGTCTTTGATCCTCAGTACCCTGGATGGTACTATGATACTATTGCCCAAGAATGGCGTGCTTTGGAGTCATACACCCAATCAGCGCAGTCTACTGCTCAAGTTCACGATCAGATGAGTAAGGATGATAATTTATCTACTGATACATTTTCTCAAAATAACACTCTGAAGGCAAGCAGTTTGTATGATCAAGGTAATAATTACAATCCTCAAGGCTTTGGCAGCCAAAGCCCAGATCAGAATTGGTTGGGATCAGTCAACAACTACAACCAGCAGAACTTAAGTCTGCATGGAAATCAACAAAGTAATGTCCAATATTATGAGAATCTAAGCCAGCATCAAAACGACTATTCCATGCCTTCCCAGTTTGTTGGTGGAAACTTCAGTCAACATTTCAATGACTCCAAAGTCAAGCAAAATGACCCGAGATACTTTTCAAATGACTATTATAGTCAAAACCCCATGAACTTCTCTCAGCAACAGAATCAGAATACTCAAGTGACATACATTCCAGCATTGGGAAGGTCATCTGCTGGTCGTCCTGCTCATGCTTTAGTTGCCTTTGGTTTTGGTGGCAAGCTCATTATGATGAAACATAACTGCTctaatcaaaatttgaattttgggaGCCAG AATCCTTTGGCCGGCTCAATATCTGTCCTCAACTTATCAGAAGTTTTGACTGGAAACATTGATGCTGTAAACCATGGAAGGGGTGTAAGTACTTATTTCCAGGCTCTCTACCAGCACACTCTTCCAGGTCCTCTTACTGGTGGAAGTGTGGCCACTAAGGAGTTGAATAAATGGATTGAGGAAAGGTTATCAAATTCTGAGCCTGCAGATATGGATTACAGAAAGGCTGAAGTATTGAGGCTGCTCCTGTCACTATTAAAAATAGCTTGTCAGTATTATGGAAAACTTCGATCTCCTTATGGCACGGATGCTGCGATGAAG CAGGAAAACGATGCCCCAGAATCGGCAGTTGCCAAACTGTTTGCTTCTGCTAAAAGAAATGCTTTACAGTTTAATCAGTATGGCAATGTTACACAATGCTTGCAGCAACTTCCATCTGAAGGACAGTTGCAG GCCACTGCTGCCGAGGTTCAAAATCTTCTGGTTTCTGGAAGAAAGAAGGAGGCTTTACAATGTGCACAGGAGGGACAGTTGTGGGGTCCTGCCCTTGTTCTTGCTGCTCAACTTGGTGATCAA TTCTATGGTGAAACTGTCAAGCAAATGGCACTTTGCCAATTAATGGCTGGATCACCCTTGCGAACATTGTGCCTGCTCATTGCTGGCCAACCGGCTGATGTCTTTTCTGCAGATACTACAGCTGTTAACAACATGGCTGGTGCTGTAAATGTGCCTCAACAACCTACACAG TTTGGAGCTAATTGCATGCTGGATGACTGGGAAGAAAATTTGGCTGTGATAACTGCAAATAGAACAAAGGACGACGAACTTGTGCTTATGCATCTTGGTGATTGTTTGTGGAAGGAAAGAACTGAT ATAATTGCTGCTCATATATGCTATTTGGTTGCGGAAGCTAGCTTTGAGCCGTATTCGGACAGTGCAAGAATGTGTCTCATCGGTGCAGATCACTGGAAAAAGCCACGGACGTACGCAAGTCCAGAAGCAATTCAG AGAACAGAGATATATGAGTATTCAAAGACACTTGGGAACTCTCAGTTCGTCCTACTTCCATTTCAACCTtataagtatgtatatgcactCATGTTGGCCGAAGTTGGAAGGACGACTGATGCACTGAA GTACTGTCAAGCGGTACTAAAATCGCTTAAAACTGGTCGAACACAGGAGCTGGAGTATCTGAGGAATTTAGTTTCATCCCTTGAGGAAAGGATTAAAGCTCATCAACAG GGAGGATTCTCTGTAAACTTAGCTCCCAAGGAATTTATTGGTAAATTGCTAAACCTTTTTGATAGCACTGCACATCGGGTTGTTGGGGGCCTGCCACCCCCTATACCAACACAAGGTGGTGCAGTTCATGGTAATGAGAATAATTACCAGTCCCCCAGAGTATCAAGTAGTCAATCGACAATGGCTATGTCTTCATTAGTTTCTCAATCTATGGAGCCTATAAATGATTGGGCAGCTGATAACAAAAAGACTCTGCACACAAGAAGTGTTTCAGCACCTGACTTTAAAAGGAGTCCAATGCAG AGTCAGGCTGAACCACCAAAAGAAGCAAATTCTGCTAGCACAGAGGACAAAGCACCAGCAGCTAGCAGTACGTCTCGCTTGGGTCGTTTTAGTTTTGGATCTCAGCTATTTCAGAAGACTGTTGGTTTAGTACTCAAACCACGAGGCCGCCAG GCAAAATTGGGTGATACAAATAAGTTTTATTATGATGAAAAACTCAAGAGATGGGTGGAGGAAGGTGTTGAACCTCCTGCACCTGAAGCAGCTCTTCCACCACCACCCAAGGCTTCAGTTTTTCAGAATGGAGCATCAGAGAAGAGTTTCTTGCAAAGTGAGCCTCCTCATAACAATGGGAATCAAGAATTTTTAAGCCCAGGCACTATGGATAACAGTTCAGGAATGCCCCCACTTCCTCCGACAGCCAATCAGTACTCAGCACGTGGAAGGATGGGTGTTCGCTCTAG GTATGTTGACACTTTCAACAAAGGTGGTGGGAACACAGTAAGTGGGTTCTCGCCTTCTGTACCTTCTGCCAAACCTGCGGACGGCGCCAACCCAAAATTCTTTGTTCCGGCACCAGTATCCCATGGTGAGCAGCCAGTTGTTGACACGCATGTAGAAGAAAAGCAAAACGCTTCATTCACTACTTATGAAGATCCTCCCTCCCCTTCAAATGACTCATTCTATTCGCCTCGTCTCTCAGCTTCCATGGCGCCAATGCCAAgatttggaagcatgaataacATATACAACAAAGGGGCGAGTGATAGTTCCTTTACGCCACACTCACGGCGTACTGCTTCATGGGGCGGGAGCTTAAACGACGCAATGAGCCCTCCAAATAGGACGCAATCTGCAGGAGAGTCGGTAGGTATGCGTCCTCCATCTTTCATGCAAAATGACAGTTTCGGAGAATAA